The following proteins are co-located in the uncultured Draconibacterium sp. genome:
- a CDS encoding outer membrane lipoprotein-sorting protein yields MKKQLIVIFVFLASLVSAQDAKEIIKKMDDKLQGDSNKSEMKMSIVRPKYTRTIAFKNWSLGRDYFLTYVTAPSKDKGMVSMKYKKEMWSYTPSINRMIKLPPSMMSQGWMGSDYTNDDLVKQSSIVDDYTHTLLGEETIDGRLCYHIQMVPNADANVVWGKILTWIDKEKYISIKSEYYDEEEFLVRTELGKDVKTFDGRELPSLMEIIPAEEPENRTIITITSMEFDVDIQESFFSQQNMKRVR; encoded by the coding sequence ATGAAGAAACAACTTATCGTAATTTTTGTGTTTTTAGCAAGTTTAGTTAGCGCACAAGATGCCAAAGAGATTATCAAAAAAATGGATGACAAACTTCAGGGTGATTCCAATAAAAGCGAAATGAAAATGTCGATTGTACGCCCAAAATACACACGTACAATTGCCTTTAAAAACTGGAGCCTGGGCCGCGACTACTTTCTCACTTATGTTACTGCGCCGTCAAAAGACAAAGGGATGGTATCGATGAAATACAAGAAAGAAATGTGGAGCTACACTCCATCGATCAACCGAATGATAAAACTACCGCCAAGCATGATGTCGCAGGGTTGGATGGGATCGGATTACACCAACGACGACCTGGTTAAACAATCGTCGATTGTTGACGATTACACCCACACTTTATTGGGTGAAGAAACGATTGACGGCAGATTGTGCTACCACATTCAAATGGTTCCGAATGCAGATGCCAATGTAGTTTGGGGCAAAATTTTAACCTGGATCGACAAAGAAAAATACATTTCAATAAAAAGCGAATACTACGACGAAGAAGAATTTCTGGTTCGCACGGAGCTGGGAAAAGATGTGAAAACTTTTGACGGCAGAGAACTTCCTTCCCTGATGGAAATAATACCTGCAGAAGAACCTGAAAACCGTACCATTATCACAATTACTTCCATGGAGTTTGATGTTGATATTCAGGAAAGCTTTTTCTCGCAACAAAACATGAAAAGAGTACGATAA